CGGTGTTTTTGATGAAGATAAAAAATCAGTCTTTATTATTCCAACATTTACTGCGAGTGCATATTTAGAAAATGGATTTTATGATTTTTACAATGAAAAATGTAATGAAAAATGTTTAACTGCAGAAATAGTTACCATAGATAAATTAGATTACAAGTCTAGTGCAAATTCTGTAAAAATTTTACAACTATTGGGATATGATTCAGTATCAGATTTAGAATTACATAATAATCCTGATATTTTAAAAAATTATGACAAGGTCATAGTACTACATAATGAATATGTCTCACAAACAATGTTTGATGCAATTACATCTCATGATAATGTGATTTTTTTGTATCCTAATTCTTTGTATGGCAAAGTTGAAGTTGATATCACTACTAACAAAATAACATTAATTCGTGGACATGGTTATCCTAATTCAGAAATTCAAAATGGTTTTGATTGGGAAAATGAGAATACACATCCTTATGAATTTGATACTGAATGTAATAATTGGGAGTTTTATCCCATATCAAATGGTTTTATGTTAAATTGTTATCCAGAACAGATAATTTGGAAAGATGAATTATTTTTAAAGACCATTAAAGAATTATGAATCATTTTTAGATTGTGATAATAGTTCTTTTGCCCTATCAAGCGAAATTTTCTTCTCTTCAATCATTTTTTGAACAATATCATCAATTTGTCCAGTAGTAGCTCCTGCAGCTGCTGCAAGATTTCTAGCATGAAGACGCATGTGACCCTTTTGAATTCCTTCAGTTGCAAGAGCACGAATAGCACTATAATTTTGAGCTAATCCTGTAGCAGTCATAACACATGCAAGTTCTTGTGCAGATGTAACTCCAAGAATCTTTGTGCAAATTTTAGCCACGGGGTGGACATTTGCAATTCCTCCAACAATTCCAACTGACAGTGGAATTTCCAAAGTGCCAACCAAATTTCCCTCATTATCTTTACTCCACTTACTAAGAGAACGATATCTGCCAGATTCTGCAGCATATGCGTTTGCTGCAGCCTCAATGGCTCTGCTATCTTGACCAACAGCGTTTGCGACTGCTATAGTTCCATTCATGATCCCTTTGTTGTGAGTAACTGCTCGATAAACATCGTTATCAGCAAATTCAAACGCCAGGATAATGTTGTCAACAACTTTTTCTCCTCCAACTGCTTCTTTTTCAAAGACTGCTTTTGCCTTTGCAATTCTTCTAGTGGAATAATTGGATAATATACGAAGTAGTGTTCTGCCACCAGTGAGCTTTTCAATTAAGGGTGAAACAGCCTCGCACATTGTATTTGTTACATTTGCACCCATTGCATCTCCAACATCAATTAAGAGTTCAATAATTAGCATTTTGCCAGAAGGTGCATCAATTTCTTTACAAGAGATCTCTTTTGCGCCTTTTCCCATTTTAGACAAAGTATTGCTTTTAGAATTTGCCAAATCTAAAATTTCATTGGCAGAATTTTTAATT
This genomic window from Nitrosopumilus ureiphilus contains:
- a CDS encoding hydroxymethylglutaryl-CoA reductase, degradative; the protein is MPDSSISKLFEKSRKERLDIVAKFANLSSDEINILQSENGGISFDKADKMVENAIGTFSLPLGIATNFKINGKDYIIPMVIEEPSVIAAASKGAKVARIKGGFKVSAIESYSIGQIQVLDVNIPAAIKQIKNSANEILDLANSKSNTLSKMGKGAKEISCKEIDAPSGKMLIIELLIDVGDAMGANVTNTMCEAVSPLIEKLTGGRTLLRILSNYSTRRIAKAKAVFEKEAVGGEKVVDNIILAFEFADNDVYRAVTHNKGIMNGTIAVANAVGQDSRAIEAAANAYAAESGRYRSLSKWSKDNEGNLVGTLEIPLSVGIVGGIANVHPVAKICTKILGVTSAQELACVMTATGLAQNYSAIRALATEGIQKGHMRLHARNLAAAAGATTGQIDDIVQKMIEEKKISLDRAKELLSQSKNDS